Genomic segment of Desulfovermiculus halophilus DSM 18834:
TTGGCCATGGTTTTGAGCTCGTCGAAATCGCAGTAGGTGGAACCGCCGACTGTGGCCACCACCCTGTGCACGGTCACCTTTCGTTTCTTGGCCTCGTCGATCATGGCTTCCATGGTCGAGGCCCGCTCAACGCCGGCGATTTCAATCCGCCACTGGGCCCCGTCGGGAAAGGACTTCGGGGAATCGGCAAGATCGTAGCCGTCCCGGCCGGGAATGCCCATTTTTTCCATAAAATCTCGAATGCTCTTCAATGTCTCAGACATGGGGGCTCCTTGTAGGTCAAAATGAAGTTTCGGCACACTGCCTGTACACTCTGGTCATCCATCGCCTCTGCTTGCAACAAAGGGGGCGCTGCCTATTTGAGCAGCTTCTGCAGCTTGTCCAGCTCCCCGTCCACCATCTTGTACGTGTGTTCTTCGGCCGGAAACGACCTGTCCTTGACCTCGGCAAAGTAGTTTTCAAAGGCCTTGATGCATTTGTCGCCGATGTTCTCGTATTTTTTGACGAACTTCGGAGTGAAGGCCTGAAACTGGCCAAGGACGTCGCTGCAGATCATGAGCTGGCCGTCGGCCTCGACCCCGGCTCCAATGGAATAGACCGGGATGGTCAAGGTGTCCCGAATGATTCCGCACACTTCCGGAGGCACGGCCTCCACCAGCAGGGCAAAGGCCCCGGCTTCCTGGATGGCCAGGGCATCGTCGATCTGGGCCTTGGCTGTCTCCGCTGTCCGGCCCTGGGCCTTGAACCCGCCCAGCTGGCCGGAACTCTGCGGGGTGAGCCCGATATGGCCCATGACCAGCATGCCGCCGTCGGCAATGGCCTTGATCTGATCGCAAACCCGGTTTCCGCCCTCCAGCTTGATGGCATCCACCCCAGCCTCCTTGTGGAAGCGTCCGGCATTGTACACAGCCTCGCTGACACTGACCTGATAGGACAAAAAAGGCATGTCCCCGATTATAAAGGTGTTCGGGGCCGCCCTGCGGACTGCCTCGCAGTGGACGATGCATTGGTCCATGGTCACCGGTACGGTCCCGGAATATCCGTACACGCACATGCCCAGGGAATCGCCGACCAGGATCATATCTGCTCCTGCTGCTTCAGCGAACTGGGCAGTGGGAAAATCGTAGGCCGTAATCCAGGCCGCGGGTTGGCCTTCGGTCTTCATCTTTTGCAGATCGATCCGGGAGAGTTTCTTTTTGCTCATGGGCTCGCTCCTTCTTTTGTGAGGATATGGTTGTGCCAGGCTGTCAGCGCGCGGCAGGCTTGGTCCTGGCGGAAAATGACCCTGCTGCTGCATTCAGCCGCCCACCTGCTGCAGGCGCCGGCTCAGGCTGTGTCCCACGCTGAGAAGCTCCCGGCTCATGTCCTTCATTCTCTGGGCGGACATGCGCATGGAGGGACCGGAGATGCTGATGGCGTACCGCGGGTACTCCCGGTGGTCGAAAATGGGTACAGCTACACAGCGCAGTCCGAGGCAGAGCTCCTCATTGTCCGTGGCATACCCGCACTCGCGGATCAGGGTGAGTTGCTGCATGAGGTCGCCGGGTCCGGAGCAGGTCGTGGGGGTCGGGGTTTTCCATCTTACAAGGTGCAAAAATTCAGTGAGCTCTTCCTGAGGGAGAAAGGCCAAAATGGCCTTGCCCAGGGCGGTTGCCTGGGCCGGGGCCCGGCTGCCGATCTCGGGGTCCGGGCGCAACAGTTCCGGGCTGTCGATCTTGTCTATATGGACGACCTCGCAGTGGTCCAAAAAACCGAGGTTAATGGTTTCATGGAACTCAGCCGACAGCCTGCGCATGAATGTGGAGGCGTTCTTGCGGATCTCAAAACGGTTGGCCAGCTTGGTGCTCAGCTCCAGAATCTTGAAGGTTAATTCATATTTGCCGTCTGCATTTTGGTGGACGTATCCCAGGTCCTTGAGGGTGGAGACGAATCTGTGGGCACTTGCCCGGTTGTACCCCAAGGCGGCGGCTATACGGCTCACATGCATGGCGCCGCCTTCAGCCAGAAGCTCCAGGACGCGGAGCCCCTTATCCAGGGAGGCGATATAGTAGTATTCTTTTCCTGAGGGCATTCTGTAACGCAATATGTGACAGGGTCTTTGTATATGTTACAGAATATGATCAAAATCAGGTTGTCTTGTCAAGGAAAAAAGCGCTTCTTCGACGTTGACTGTGGATTTTTGGAGTTTGCCGTCTCTTCTGTGTACCCACTTTCGGCCCGGTATTTTCTAAGCCCCGCCAAAGGGGGATCCCTGCCCCCTCCCGGCTACTCACGTGCAGGTCACTGCTTTCTGTGTGCCTAAAGCGTATCATGCACGTGAGTGCCGGGTTTCCCCCTTTTGGCGGGACCAAGAAAATGTGCGGGCCTTACGCTTACGGCACACAGAAGAGACGGCAAACTCTTATGGATGCAATTCCACTTCCTGTGTCGAAGAGCCAAAAAAGCGAACCATACGCAGGCCAGGGTGCCTGAGCAGAGGACCGGAGTCGGCCGGTCTGGGCCTGGCCCGGGGTTGCTTGATTCTCACTGTCGAAGAAGGTACAACTTTTGAAGTTTGAACTCAGAGAGGTTTGCACATGGAAATCAAGTGCCCGGAATGCGGTTTCGTCCGTGAGGTGCCCGAGGATAAGATCCCCCCTACGGCCAAAATGGCCACCTGCCCCAAGTGCAACCAGAAGTTCTTTTTCCGGGAGCACGCTGACCAGGAGACTTCAGCCGAGGATGGTAGCTGGAATGATCAGGCCGGCCAAGAGCAGAGTGAGGCTTCGGCCGGTGGGCAGGATACTGAACAAGGGGCGGAAGAGGACATCTGGACCCAGTTGGAATCCTTGTCCGGTGCGGGCTCCACAGAAGGGACTGCCGGGGAATACAGCACCGGTGAAGAGACAAAGCGGGGCGGGAGACCCCAAAAGGGTATCCCCTGGGAAAATCTGAGGGAATATGGATTTTTCCCCGGGCTGATAGAGACTATCAAGCTGGTCATGCTGCAGCCCCAGACCTTTTTTTCCCGGCTCCCCCTGGGACAGGGGTACAGCAAGCCGTTGATTTTCTATCTCCTGGTGGCTGAAGTTCAGGCCTTGGCCCAGTTTATGTGGCGAATGGCCGGGGTCGCGCCCCAGGGACAAGGGGGAGGCGATTTTCTGGGGCTTGGCCTGGCCGGGCTGAGCTCACTTTTGGTTTTGATTCTGTATCCGGTATTTCTGGCCGGCATGCTCTTTGTGGTCAGCGCTTTGAACCATGCCTGTCTCATGGCGGTCAAGGCTGGAAAGAAAGGGTATGAGGGGACATTTAAGGTTATAAGCTATTCCAATGCCCCCATGGTTCTCGCTGTGTTGCCCCTGCTCGGTCCCCTTGTAGGGATGGTGTGGACCATGGTCTGTACCTTTCTCGGGTTCAAATATGTCCATCGGACCACCAACATGCGGGTGCTTGTGGCAATGATTCTGCCGCTGCTTCTGCTTCTGCTCTTGAGCACCTTCATGGTTTCGGTCAAAGGATAGCCTGGCCCCGTGCCCCGACAGACAAGATACAATGATGCACTGATGCATTGCATACAACGCTGCAAGACGAGTACCACATGATAGGAATTTCCAAACTGTACTGCGACAGTGTCGAGCCTTCGGATGCCTTGCGCTACGGCCGCCGGTCCCGGGATCTGCCGTCCCATCTGCTGCAGTTTGCAGAGGACAAAAAGCCGGTGGTGGTCTGGAATATGACCAAGAGGTGCAATCTGCACTGTGCCCACTGTTATGCCCGCTCGGATGAAACCGCCGGGGAAGGTGAAATGGGCACGGATCAGGCCAAGGCCATGATCGACGATCTGGCCCGGTTCGGGTCTCCGGTGCTGCTCTTTTCCGGGGGCGAGCCCCTGGTCCGTTCCGATCTGCTTGAGCTTGCCCACTACGCCGTTGGTTGCGGCATGCGGGCAGTGATCTCCACCAACGGGACGCTGATTACCCGGGAAAAAGCCAGGGAACTCAAGGAGGTGGGTCTCTCCTACGTGGGCATCTCCCTGGACGGCACACAAGAGATCCACGACAGGTTCCGGGGAGTTCCCGGGGCCTACGCCAAGGCCATGCAGGGCCTGGAAAACTGTCAGCAAGAGGGGCTGAAGGTCGGTCTGCGCTTTACCATCAGCCGGCGGAATCAGCAGGAAGTCCCCGCGATTTTCGACCTGCTCAAGGACCGGGAGATACCCAGGGTCTGCTTCTATCACCTGGTCTACTCCGGCCGGGGGTCGGAATTGATCAAGGAGGATCTGGATCACGACGAGACCCGGCGGATTGTGGATCTGATCATGGATGAGACCAGGGATATGTATGTACACGGCCTGGAGAAGGAAGTGCTCACCGTGGACAACCATGCCGACGGACCCTATGTCTATCTTCGCTTGCTGCGCGAGAATCCGCAGCGGGCCGAGGCGGTCATGGAGCTGTTGTCCTACAACGAAGGCAATAATTCCGGACGGGGAATCGGTTGCGTGTCCTGGGACGGGACGGTGTACGCCGACCAGTTCTGGCGAAATCACGCCTTTGGCAATGTCTGCGACCGGCCCTTTTCCCAGATCTGGACCGACTCAGGCATTGAGCTTCTGTCCCGGCTGAAGGACAAAAAGGCCCATGTCACCGGCCGCTGTGCCGGGTGTCGATTCCTGCCGGTCTGCGGCGGGAACTTCCGGGCCCGGGCCGAGGCCTATTACGGCGATATATGGGCCCCTGATCCGGCCTGCTATTTGACGGATGAGGAGATAGGCCTGAAGTAGTGCCTTGTCATTCATCACCTGGCGGAATACAAGAAACACCCCCCAGCCCCCCTCAAGGGGGACCAAGAAGAGGGAGTGACAGACTAACCGACGTGCCTGCCAAGGCGCAGGTACGCTTACGCTAACGAAGCATACAAACGATTTCGATACCGATACCGATACCGACTGGGAGTGGTTCCCCAATCTGATCCTGATAACTATTAACCAATAACTCATAACAGTTTTTCATACAAAAGGACGTGTTTACAGAATCTTGGCGAGGGATACAGGTATGAGTTTTTTCCGCGGCCGCCGACTGCGGCGGACCGAAGCAATGCGCAGCCTGGTCCGGGAGACCGAGCTGCGCCCCCAGGACCTGATTCATCCATTTTTTGTCCTTGAGGACGATGATACCCAGATTCGAAAGCCTATCGCCTCCATGCCGGGGCAAAGTCAGCTCGGGCTGGAGGCCCTGGTTGAGGATGTCCGGCAGGCCAGGGCTCACGGCCTCTCGAATATCATGCTCTTTGGCATCCCCAGGCACAAGGATGAGCGGGGAAGCCAGGCCTACGCTTCGGACGGGATCGTGCAGCAGGCCGTGACCAGAATAAAAGAAGCGGTCCCGGATATGATGGTCATTACCGATGTCTGCCTCTGCGAATACACCTCCCATGGTCATTGCGGGTTGATTGCAGACGGAGGGGTCCAGAATGATCCGACCCTGGAGCTGTTGGCTCAGACCGCGCTTTCTCATGTCAGGGCCGGGGCGGACATGGTGGCTCCGTCGGATATGATGGACGGCAGGGTTCAGGCTATTCGCCGGGCCTTGGACCGGGAAGGATTCGTCGACCTGCCGGTCATGTCTTATGCAGTCAAGTACGCTTCGGCCTTTTACGGCCCGTTTCGGGATGCAGCCCAGAGTGCACCCAGCTTCGGAGACCGCAAGACCTATCAGATGGACCCGGCCAACGCCCTGGAAGGCCTGCGGGAGGCAGAGGCGGATGTGCAGGAAGGCGCGGACATTTTGATGGTCAAGCCGGCCCTGCCCTACCTTGACGTGCTGCGAAGGATCCGGGACAGGCATGACCTGGCCTTGGCCGCGTACCATGTTTCCGGGGAGTACGCCCTGATCAAGGCAGCGGGGGAAAAGGGCTGGGTCGATGAGCGGCAGGTGGCCCTGGAGAGCCTGACCAGCATCAAGCGGGCCGGAGCATCCTGCATTTTGACCTACTTCGCCCGGGATGCGGTTCAGTGGTTGCAAGAGTATTAAGGGATGAGGAAAAAGCTCACGAATTATTGCTCCCACGCACACCGCGGGAACTCTAACAAAAAGTTGTAGGGATGGACCTCTCAGGTCCAACTCGTCAGTTTCATTTTGTTGTGATTTACTTTCTTCGGGTTCGTAATCGAAATCGGGATCGGGATCGATATCCATAAACTGAGAATTCCTGCTGCACCGAATGACATATGCTTTCGATTTCGATAGCGATCCCGATTTCGATTTGGATTATCCCAGCTATTAACTAATACCAGTTTTTCATGCAAATGGGTGCGAAATGTTCTGTACATTAATAAAAACACCTTGAGGCCCATGCATTCATCCACTCATCCTCCACATCTGCGGCTTATTGCCTGGGAAGTGACCCGGGCCTGCAATCTGGCCTGCAAGCACTGCAGGGCCGAGGCTAGACAGGAACCTTTTCCTGGAGAATTAAGCACCCAGGAGGCCAAGGCCCTGATCGACACCGTTCCCCAGACCGGGAGTCCGATCATTATATTTACCGGCGGAGAGCCCCTGCTCAGGGAGGATGTCTTTGACCTGGCGGGTCATGCCCGGGAGCAGGGACTTCGCTGTGTCATGGCCCCGAACGGGACACTGATCAATGCTGAAAATGCAAGGGCTATGCGCGAATCAGGCATTGAGCGGGTGTCAATCTCCATCGACGGGCCGGACGAAAAAAGCCACAACGAGTTCCGGGGAGTCCCAGGGGCCTTCGAGGCCTCCATGCACGGGATTGAGTACTTAAAGCAGGCCGGCATCCCCTTTCAGATCAATACGACTGTGACCAGAAACAACCTGGGCAGCTTCGGGGACATCTTCAGCTTGGCCCGGCAGCTCGGGGCTGTGGCCTGGCACATATTTCTCCTGGTTCCCACCGGCAGGGGCGCTGAACTCCAGGATGAAATCATCAGCGCCCAGGAATATGAACGGATTCTGAACTGGTTCTACGATTTTCGACGTCAGACCGACATGCACCTTAAGGCCACATGTGCCCCGCATTATCATCGGATCCTGCGCCAGCGGGCTCAAGAGGAGGGGACTGCGGTGACCCAGGAAAACTTCGGCCTGGACGCAGTCAGCCGCGGATGTTTGGGCGGTATCGGCTTCTGCTTCATCTCCCATTCCGGCCAGGTCCAGCCCTGTGGATATCTGGAGCTGGATTGCGGGCAGATTCGAGAACAGCCCTTTCCGGAAATCTGGGCCAATTCGCCACAGTTTCAGGCCCTGCGCGACCCGTCCGCATACCAGGGCAAGTGCGGAATCTGTGAATATCACCGGGTCTGCGGGGGGTGCCGGGCCAGGGCCCAGACCATGAACGGCCACTACTTGGCCGAAGAGCCCCTCTGCTCATATATCCCCAAAAAAGCTGGGAAATAACATGGACACCA
This window contains:
- the panB gene encoding 3-methyl-2-oxobutanoate hydroxymethyltransferase, which encodes MSKKKLSRIDLQKMKTEGQPAAWITAYDFPTAQFAEAAGADMILVGDSLGMCVYGYSGTVPVTMDQCIVHCEAVRRAAPNTFIIGDMPFLSYQVSVSEAVYNAGRFHKEAGVDAIKLEGGNRVCDQIKAIADGGMLVMGHIGLTPQSSGQLGGFKAQGRTAETAKAQIDDALAIQEAGAFALLVEAVPPEVCGIIRDTLTIPVYSIGAGVEADGQLMICSDVLGQFQAFTPKFVKKYENIGDKCIKAFENYFAEVKDRSFPAEEHTYKMVDGELDKLQKLLK
- a CDS encoding IclR family transcriptional regulator is translated as MPSGKEYYYIASLDKGLRVLELLAEGGAMHVSRIAAALGYNRASAHRFVSTLKDLGYVHQNADGKYELTFKILELSTKLANRFEIRKNASTFMRRLSAEFHETINLGFLDHCEVVHIDKIDSPELLRPDPEIGSRAPAQATALGKAILAFLPQEELTEFLHLVRWKTPTPTTCSGPGDLMQQLTLIRECGYATDNEELCLGLRCVAVPIFDHREYPRYAISISGPSMRMSAQRMKDMSRELLSVGHSLSRRLQQVGG
- a CDS encoding YIP1 family protein, which produces MEIKCPECGFVREVPEDKIPPTAKMATCPKCNQKFFFREHADQETSAEDGSWNDQAGQEQSEASAGGQDTEQGAEEDIWTQLESLSGAGSTEGTAGEYSTGEETKRGGRPQKGIPWENLREYGFFPGLIETIKLVMLQPQTFFSRLPLGQGYSKPLIFYLLVAEVQALAQFMWRMAGVAPQGQGGGDFLGLGLAGLSSLLVLILYPVFLAGMLFVVSALNHACLMAVKAGKKGYEGTFKVISYSNAPMVLAVLPLLGPLVGMVWTMVCTFLGFKYVHRTTNMRVLVAMILPLLLLLLLSTFMVSVKG
- the ahbC gene encoding 12,18-didecarboxysiroheme deacetylase; its protein translation is MIGISKLYCDSVEPSDALRYGRRSRDLPSHLLQFAEDKKPVVVWNMTKRCNLHCAHCYARSDETAGEGEMGTDQAKAMIDDLARFGSPVLLFSGGEPLVRSDLLELAHYAVGCGMRAVISTNGTLITREKARELKEVGLSYVGISLDGTQEIHDRFRGVPGAYAKAMQGLENCQQEGLKVGLRFTISRRNQQEVPAIFDLLKDREIPRVCFYHLVYSGRGSELIKEDLDHDETRRIVDLIMDETRDMYVHGLEKEVLTVDNHADGPYVYLRLLRENPQRAEAVMELLSYNEGNNSGRGIGCVSWDGTVYADQFWRNHAFGNVCDRPFSQIWTDSGIELLSRLKDKKAHVTGRCAGCRFLPVCGGNFRARAEAYYGDIWAPDPACYLTDEEIGLK
- the hemB gene encoding porphobilinogen synthase, which produces MSFFRGRRLRRTEAMRSLVRETELRPQDLIHPFFVLEDDDTQIRKPIASMPGQSQLGLEALVEDVRQARAHGLSNIMLFGIPRHKDERGSQAYASDGIVQQAVTRIKEAVPDMMVITDVCLCEYTSHGHCGLIADGGVQNDPTLELLAQTALSHVRAGADMVAPSDMMDGRVQAIRRALDREGFVDLPVMSYAVKYASAFYGPFRDAAQSAPSFGDRKTYQMDPANALEGLREAEADVQEGADILMVKPALPYLDVLRRIRDRHDLALAAYHVSGEYALIKAAGEKGWVDERQVALESLTSIKRAGASCILTYFARDAVQWLQEY
- the ahbD gene encoding heme b synthase, which codes for MHSSTHPPHLRLIAWEVTRACNLACKHCRAEARQEPFPGELSTQEAKALIDTVPQTGSPIIIFTGGEPLLREDVFDLAGHAREQGLRCVMAPNGTLINAENARAMRESGIERVSISIDGPDEKSHNEFRGVPGAFEASMHGIEYLKQAGIPFQINTTVTRNNLGSFGDIFSLARQLGAVAWHIFLLVPTGRGAELQDEIISAQEYERILNWFYDFRRQTDMHLKATCAPHYHRILRQRAQEEGTAVTQENFGLDAVSRGCLGGIGFCFISHSGQVQPCGYLELDCGQIREQPFPEIWANSPQFQALRDPSAYQGKCGICEYHRVCGGCRARAQTMNGHYLAEEPLCSYIPKKAGK